Below is a genomic region from Henckelia pumila isolate YLH828 chromosome 3, ASM3356847v2, whole genome shotgun sequence.
ttttggaaatttaattacAGGGCTATAACTATTTCAAGGAACTTTGTGCCCAGAGCAGCATCTTCTCCAGATCCTGCTACCGCACCATGGTATATAGCTGGCTATAGCTAAAACCTTATTATGTTTGAGACATGTACACAAGCATGAAAATAAGCTAAGGGCATATAACATTTGGTTAAATTTTGAAAAGATTAATTTgagtaaaaatatattatttttcattttagtcaaaatatatatatatacagcaGCTCTATAATTTGCGCCTACCTGCTTCTCGCTGGTTTGAAAGTCAACTAATGTTTTTAACTTGTGTTGGTGTGTATATTACACAgaaaaatcaaattatttttacatttcTTTTTTAATATTGCAGGAAAAAATGGTTGGTAGGCATACTATTAACAGTGATTCTACCTGCAATTGGCCACAAAGGAGGACTCTTTGTTGGGCTTAAAGGTCAGCTAGAGATCACATGGCTCCAAACACTGAAAAATCCATTTCTGaacaccatatatatatatatatatattcgtctCAAAAAATCCGTTTTTGAAATCTCGTCTCTGATTTTTTAGACGAAAATTATAAGACGGTTTATGAAACTGTTTTTAGTTTGATCAAATGATTTTAGTGTTCGTGCACGCATACCAatcacaaaattattttgagttttttcttcacaaaattgcataactaagttgtgGTACGTACGTGCGTGTATATATGATTGGGTATTGAATAACATGCAGCGAAGATCGACAAGGCTATAGAAAAGGTGGAGCTAGTGACGGAGGTGGTGGAAGAGATAGCGGATGAAGCGGAAAAGATCGTGGAGGAGCTGGAGGCGAAGCTCCCCGGAGATTCGAAGCTGAGGAAGACTCTGGATAAATTCGATAATCTTGCTAAACTGGCAGTCAATGAAGCCAAACAAGCTGAAGACATCGTTCACAAGGTACCGTCTCACTTTCCTAGCTAGCTCCCGTtacaatgctacatgtacacggagTTTTAGACGTTGGATTATACATGAcacttaaaattacatgattatcctaaatgatattttttttttcaaatcaagtCGATGATAATCATGTATTTTTAAATGTGATGTGTAACCAACATATAAGACTCCGTGTACATATAACATTATCTTACAAAGTTATCATGTCCGCGCCTATAATTATATTACAagtaatcattttttttagtagACAAAAATCTAGTCTTTTGCTAAAATACCATTTATTTATAAgtttgcaaaaataaatatattaatggATGAAGTTCATTAATTAATACTCATCCTTTCATGTGGCTGGGCTGCCATTATAATTTCCCCTGTATGAACAAATTAAGAAGTTCTTTTGTGTATtccaaaataatataatgttatatatacatattatatttttttcaataatttttaaaagtatcgttttttttcctaaaataatttaaaagttaTTTATCATCTACAATGGTTAGTTGAGAAAATTATTGAAACATTATAAGCAAAATCAAATTTACTTATTTATACAGTGTAAAGgcagttttgaaaaaaaaaaaattgatgtcTTCAATCGCTCAACTATTATATATATCGCTCAATTATTATACATAGTATGGATAAATGTGTGTGAAACGTAAGTTAACAAACTTAAACATCATAATTTATCATTATTTTCGGTTAGGTGAGGAGCTGTATTCTTCTTTTTCAAGtaaatgaatttcaaatatttaaaaacaagAATGACTTTATCTGGCTGTTTatgtatataataataataataataataataataataataataataataataataataataataataataataataataataataataataataataataatggaaTAGATTTTCAATAACCTTGTTCAATTTTGGGTTTTTCATTAATAAGTTTCAAATTTTGGGTTCAGTACATTGACTTTTAATTTCTATCTATTTTATTCcaattgttaaatatataatgtgacacaaaaaaaatttattatcatATCGAAAAATATTATCATAACATTGTAATATATTGACGTGGTATCATAAATAACTTACTTGTCAGATTCTACCAACCAAAATTAACACTTATTAACGTATCAAATTCAAACCCAACTTTAAAAACTGAATGGATAAAActccaaattaaaaaaaaaattaatagaaaaaaaaaatcatttttcctaagaaaaataacaatgtgCCATAACTTTTGCCAGGTCAACTgacataataaatattattctaAAGGGTTGCCAATGTGTGAATCAcatgctgatgattattctcaTGTCAccatcaattttaaaattaattgttAATGCTAATTATTATATTGAGGCGACCTTCAACTAACGCCAACCTGTCCTATTAATTAATGCTTATTTTAGAAGCCCATAATATACGTAcctattatatataattaaagaaTTTCTTGTCGTCAAGCCATCAATCTTGAAATATGGTACGAGAgaattaaaaattgaaattttaaagataataaattatcatatgctttgtttggtttgagtgatagcataaataatatataaataaataatataatataaataaaaataaataaaaaattatagttaatttagtatttgatttgattgatagattataatttatttgatttgattaattaaattttatataaaaatgataaattatcatCTTGttcttttaataataaataaaaatatgaacaatatttcttactatattattaagtcTAAGCGTCCTATACCAACTGATTTTGGTGTCATGGTGAATTTTCACCAATTTATTCCTTTTATACCCCTCATCACTCTCTCTCACTCAACTTCCTTCCCACTTCTCACTAATTCCAACAACCCCCATCCTCCGAATTTCCTATCCACTAtttacaatatatatttttgaatttatttttatttctgttttgtattatttctgaattaaagatataaatatttttaaatatcaaattttcgtcatttttatgTTTTACACACGCATCGCGTGTGCCACTACGACTAGTTATTTATAAAGAGTAATACATTAATttcaattcaatgatttgattgatataagataaataatcaATGCGTTGATTGatgtgaaataaataattaatagattgataaataatatatcaaaaagaACGCGTGATTGAATAAGATAAGTTATATCGAGATTAATAATAATCGtgcatatataattatatatcaaAACCGAATCAATTTGTCACACATTAagaataaaatcacaatttcaaatctttgccaCAAAGTAAAATTACAGCATTGGAAGAaatagaaaatgaaaaaaaaaaaacttataaaaaatagaaaagaaaataacgaaaaaccaatagaaaatacaataacaatggaactatatatatatgcctTGAACAGATAATAGTAGCTCCAAACTAGATGTTATTTTTTCACCcaaatttgatatattattaagagggtgtttggctaaacttattaaaaagagcttataagctcttagagCTTAAAAactgttttacgagcttataagctgttagaacttattttaaaaataagttgttaaagtgtttgggtaaacttattttaaacaacttaaagatgttgatatgtttggtaaTATAAGAtcttttattgtcaaaattacaaAGAAGAGTataaattctatgaaaataatgtttcgagttatacatatacaaaaatagttttagaataaacgtatattaaaaaataattttttttaatattttatttttagaaaaatttatgtgatttgtaattttttttaaaaataaattttaatatttattgagTGGAGGATAAGATagagatttattaaaatattcaaggatattttagagcttttaagctctgaaaatttgtttgataaatttttttaaaaacagcttataagctgtcaaaataagctgtttgacagcttataagctgttttaaaaaaattaagggggaggtacttttttaaaaaaagatcttattttaatatttcatctctctaaaatatccttgattattttaataaatctccatcatatccttcacccattaaatattaaatattatttttttaaaaaattacaaatcacataaatttttctaaagtaaaatattaaaacaattttattttttaatatatgtttattctaaaactattttcgtatgtgtataactcaaaattttattttcataaaattatattttttttggtaattttgacaataaaatgattttataatactaaacatatcaacatctttaagttgtttaaaataagtttacccaaacactttaagagcttatttttaaaataagttctaacagcttataagctcgtaaaacagcttttaagcaCTAGGAgctaataagtttttttttaataagcttAGCCAAATACCCTTTAAGGAAAGCTATAAAAGACAAGCGATATGGAAATCACTCGGCAACTATCAACTCTGTAATTTATAAGATTAAAATTCCAACTTAGACAAATTAGAGAATGCGAAGAGAGAAAAAGTTAGATAATTAAATCGATTGTTTTACCAGTATGTTCTTACCTTGAAATATTGTAGAAAGTGAATCACAAAGAAAACACTCGGTAACGACTGACGAGTCAATTTCATCGTGATCcaattatttatatatgaaaATTATGGACTTATACAAAAAACCATAAAGAAGAATTGGAGCAacaatttgttttaattatttgaatttgaaaCATATATAACATAAAGTACTAACAAGTTAAAGctattaattatgtttaactGATCTTTACAATTTTACTAATAATTAATGTTATGTCTAGTTGAAAAATACTTTTTggttatgaaattttaaaatttatcaagATATAGTTGTTAAGAAATAAAAAGAATTAAAACATTATCTATACAAAAATGGAATGAAGTGACATTTGGTACCAAAAAGACCAAcacaaaacataaataaataaacgactcttgagtaatatatatattttagaataACTATATATTCtcaatgaaattaaattaagtttttttggtattgaaaataattttaaaaacgttattctggtaaaaaaaaaaaacatccaactaatatataaatgcttaattaattaagtaaacGTTTACATCAAAtgaatcaaataaaaaatacgGAAGTTCAGTTCAATACAAATGAGCTTTTGACACTGCTGTTGCATTTCCAtcctaattataaaaaattgcACTCaacttattaaaaaaattttagaaaaCAAATACTCCATTAATTATTGATATTTTTAAACAGGGCATTTTATATATACATtagtgtctatatatatatatatatatatatatatatatataaacatttgATTAATTAGAAATCAGGAGTtgatgcaaatgaactgggtgcATGCAGGTAAGAGAAGTGGAGCAAGAGGTAGAAAACGAGTTGCTGAAAGCTGGTAAAGATGAAATTAAAAAGTAGTTTTTGTAACATTGGATGGATCGGATAtttctatttaaaatattaaataaatatataattacctcattttttcttttcttagTTTAATTATATGacttttgtatatatatattaattgcatgaaaaatatatacATGACACCATTGATAATTCACTCTGAACATCTAAATACTGAAAAATTTATTCTAACAATCGTTAAATCGACATATAGGGGCATATTAAACTATGTCATATAAGGTTTAATTCAAGTTTAAATATTCAACTCTCTCGCACGAGATAAAACGAAAAACTgggaaaaaaaatgtatatatctGTGGTTATGCATGTGTAtcttttggtaattttgatttttgtataattaaatttcaattttagttttgtattatttattttattttatttttatccaATATATAAGGAATTGACAGGGGCAGTCGGAAATTTACAAATTGTGTTTTGTACTAGGGACAATAAATCACAATTTGTAAATTTCCGACCGTCCCTATCAATTCCTTCTACGTAATTTAATTTGTTAGGTTCAACCATCATCTATTTTTTATGGCCTTCCAATTTTAGAATCATCTTCCCACTTTtgatattatcattaattaattttaatttatacaaAATAGCAATGAAATATAAAAGTAGCTATCTTATGAGATATAAGTTTCACAGATCTATATTCTTGAgattaatcaaaattaaaagtaatatttttggtataaaaaaaataatattttttttataaataaaatcaaataaaagataCATCTCATAAAATTAAGCCATAACATTATACCTTTTCATAATACTAGTTtttatgcatatatataataatgatcgtaaaaaaaattttccacgacttttcctttaatttttaaatctccATTTGTAGCCATATGCCTTTAAGTTATTGGCGTTCCATTTATCTTTAACGCCTCTAAAATACTAACTATTAATGGATTATAGGTAAAATTCAACTTAGCATATGAGTATTACCCCAATGTAGTTTCATGATTTttcacgtcaacaatatatcattaattacgcCTATATATAAAAATAGGAATCATTGGATGTATGATTTGGGTATTACCCATATGCTAGGATCTCATCAACCTGGATTATATAGTAAGACATATGGCTATGTTTGGTATGGataatggataaataatatatagataagtaatgtattgtaataaaaaataaataagaaatgatagtgaatataatatttgatttgattgatatattatagttgatttgattagattgattaaattttatataaaaatgataaattaccattttatccttttaaaagtaaataaaatataaataatattatttaaggggtaatatagtaatttaaattcaatgatttgattgatgtataataaataattaatgatttgattgatgtaaaattataattaataaatgaataaataatatgatgagaataaCGTATGATTAGACATGATAAATTTATACATTGATTATTAATAATGCTACCAAACATAGCcataaataattattcattcctacttatttttaaattcaaataatcTATCAATTAATACTAAAtgtcaatcatttgatcaagaTAGGTAATTGACAAGGCATATGCAAATATGCAATTACTCAAGCAATTCACAGACAGtatcattcacaatttcacatgcACCAAGATATttcaatcaaatattttatttaaaattataaatcctgattttatttaaaaataatttctctTATATATATCTTCACGATCTCAAAAGTAAAGATAAGAACatgaaataatttaatatatagaTTTGAAATATTGCGAAACTTAGAATATAAGATATATAAGATAAGATGCGTTATAAATTGAACTATTGATTTACCAagttttttttgaataaaaatctaactttgcatatttaaaatattttccaacTTCCGTAGTCTGAAATTCCCACAACTACATAGAAAATATtcgtaacaaaaaaaaatcatgatttaCGTTAAGTCTCAAGGGATTCCAAGGGACAAATATAAGTTTCGTTCAGTATGAAAATTGAATATGACTCActtaatgaatttttttaaaatcgatTTGATCAGGTCGTCggccaaattaatttatttcgaGCATTTCGGAAAACCATGCATGTATTAATGTATATATAAAAGCTTCTTGCAAACTCCAAACCGCCAAATTAAAGACACTAAATTTTAGACACACACACACTTCATTACACATACAAAAGGCACAATCAAGAAACGAAAGTACAAGTTTTTGTTCCTCAAATATAATCATCATATATATGTTCACGGCCATTTCAGTTTATCTAGTGAAGCAATTCGATTTTAATCTTCTTGAGCTTCGATACAACGTCATTCATTTTAAGTCTCATTTCAGAAATCTCTGCTGCACATTCTAAGGCGACGTCTAAGATCGATATCAAGCACTTCTCATATTTACTTCTACGGGTCACTCCATCTGAATTCAATAAAGAGCTGTGGACTATCTGCATTATATCGTCGCAAAACGATTCAGACACCCATTTTGTCAATGTCAACTCACCCGAAAACATGTCGTCTGTTGGTTTCTTTCCTGTAAATGTTTCCATCAACAAAATCCCATAGCTATAAACATCCGCCATGGTCGAAACTATACCTGTGATTCCATACTCTGACAAGATCACGAACAAGCCAGTCATTGAAACATGTGAAAGATCAGTAGCTAAATCAATGCACGAAAATAtactatattatataatatatattcgaTCAAATTAATTTGGATAGCATGATACTTAAATTTGAATTACCTGGAGCCATATACCCAATTGTACCAAGAGTTTTAGTTTGCTCCATTCTCTGTTCTTCTGTGAGGAGTTTGGCTATGCCAAAGTCACCTACGTATGCAATCATATCTTCATCCATGAGGATATTACTTGGCTTCAAATCGCAATGCACGATCGGTGAGGAATACCCAAGATGCAGATACTCTATTGCGGATGCGACGTCTATCATTATTCCCAATCTTTGAACAAAAGTTAAGGATAATTCAGGTGAGTAGAGCCATTTGTCGAGGTCTCCGTTGGGAATATAAGTCAACACCAAAGCCTTGAAATCGAGGTTGGAGCAACTGGTAATGACCTTAACTAGATTTCTATGACGAATGCTACTCATTATTCGGCACTCCGTGTCAAAGCTCTGTAGTGCTCGCTGCGTGTCTGAATTGAAGACCTTGACAGCATACGTCTTCTCATCAGAAAACAACCCTTTATACACCAAGCCGTAGCTTCCACTTCCAATCAAATTTCCTGGATCGAAGTTGTTGGTGGCACGAACAATTTCATGATATGATATTCTCTCGAGTACGAGGCTAGGGATATTGGGCAGAGTTGGAAAAAATATGGTCTTTCTACCACAACATTTTAGATACAAGATCACGAATACGATTGTGGCGACAACTGAAATTATCGGTGGTAGTATGTACCTTAAAAGCCTCTTGTTGCTTGATGGTTTCTGCAAGACATTATTTACTTTACATGGCTTGACCTTGAGCCGAGAAGCTCCACACAAATCTTTATTACCTTTGAAAGAATCAGCCGTGAAGTTGACAAAATTCCCTCCATTTGGAATTTCACCACTGAGTTGATTGAAAGAAACATTCAAGTACTTGAGATTTGGAAGTGTCTCCAACGATCGGGGAATGGAACCAGGGAGATTGTTGAGGGATAGGTCCAAGTATTCCAAGGCCTTCAAGTCCGCAAAAGAATCCGGTATTTCTCCATCAAACCTGTTAGTCGATAATACCAAATTGCTTAGACTCTGAAGCTTCCCGATACTTGTTGGAATTCTTCCAGAGAGTTGATTTTCAGATAAATCTAAATCCATCAAGCTCTCCATATTGCCTATTTCTTCGGATATGGAACCATCGAAAAAGTTTTTAGACAAATATACTCCTTGAATCCCCTTATTCAACCAAAAAGTGGTGGGAATGCTTGCATTGAAGGCATTAACCGAAACATTTATGATTTTCAGGAATGGTAGAGACCCTAAACAACTTGGTAGCTTTCCAGAAATTCTATTCTCCGAAAAATATGCAGCATACATGTTTTTCAGATTGCAAAAGCCTAGAGGGATGGAACCCTCCAGCTTATTTTTCTCCACTACAAATAGCTGTAAGTTGGTTAAACGTTGCAGAGTCTCAGGAATCACTCCAGTTAACTCATTATTTCTAATGTTTAACATAAGCAAGCTGCTAAGATTCCCGATTTCTTCCGGGATTCTGCCTCTGATCTCACAAGAAGAGGCAACTAAATATACTAAAGATGCAGAAAGATTTCTGGACCCAATAGATTTCGGAAGCATTCCGGTTATTGGATTAATGGAAAACTCAATGTCGTTGAGATTCTGGCAATTTGCAAGAGAAGTTAAAAAATCTTGGTGGGGTATGGATAAATTGTTGGTGAAATAATTTTTTGCCAAATGAAACCGTTGTAGCAGGGGTAGATTCCTGAGAGATATTGGTATGAGGCCAGTGAAAGAATTGGAAGAGAGATCGAGAGAAACGAGTGTGGAGAGATTTGAAATAGAAGTCGGGATGTTTCCATGGAATCGATTTGCGCCAAGGAAAAGTTGTTGAAGATTGGGAAGACTTATGTCGATGGAAGGAGGGAGAGTAGCAGATAGATTATTCCCCACGAGCGAAAGTGTTTGCAAATTGGAGAGATTGAAAACAGAGTGTGGGACGTCACCGCTGAGTGTGTTGTGTGACAAATCCAACACAGTTAAACTCCATAAACTTCCCAGTTGGAAGGGAATGTTGCCTTGGATATCGGTTTCCCTTATAGATAATGTCTCTAAATTTGACAAATTGCCCATTGAGGATGGAATGGTGCCTGTGCATAAATCAAGGAAAGtgttatttgaaaaaaatctttaaaaaatggACATagcataatcatgtaattttaattgcattgtgtaacccaacgtgtaataATCTGTGTACATGTGGCACTATCCTATTCACAATTCATCATCAATATTTTGGTAGatttcaacctagcatatgGATAATACCTCAATGATTGATCTAATGTCATATGATTTGacacgtcaacaatatataattaattacgcctatgtgtaaaaatactAACTGTTGAATGCATGATTTGAGTATtaccatatgctaggatctCATGTGCTAATTTTTATAGCATTTATTGACTATACTTCCATCAATTAATTGGTATTTATTTTTAGCAAACTAACTAGTAATCTCAAATATTAAAATTCTTATTATacgaaattaaatttttattattaaaatcaattttctttATGATATGagtaaaaaattatttactCCTTTGGTTaagtattatatttattttcaaaatattgaattttcCCAAAtgtaaaaatcttgaaattacAGAACTATTTTTAAtgtaattttgaaataattttttcaaataaaatacagCGGGATAGTTTTGTAATTTGAAAGAAAATGTATAATATAATCTTGTTATGCATGTATCATTTTCCCACTTAAAAATCCTGTCATGAAACATGGTTACCTGTCATGAGTTTACTTTGTCCGACGGAGAAATACAGGAGCTGTGACAAGTTTCCAATTTCCATGGGGATGCTCCCGCTGAAACTATTGACTGCCAAGTCCACTACCTTTAGCTGTGCACATTTACCCAGCGATTTTGGGATATCCCCATGTATTTGATTTCGGTAAGCCAGTAAATATCTTAAGTTTGGTAATTGTTGGCAAATGTCTGTAGGCAGCGTTCCAGTTAAGTGGTTATCATCCAGATCAATTGCTGTGAGCTTAGAAAAGTTGAATTTGCTCCATGGTACTGCGCCAGAGAGAGAATTCCCTCGCAAGATTAGAACTTCAAGATTGGATAACGAACCCAAACTCGACGGGATGGGACCACTGAGCTGATTGTATTTCATGTTCAGAACGCGTAGCCGTCTCATGTTCCCGATCCCATCTGGGATCTGGCCGCTGAAGCTGTTGTTGCTCATGTTCAAGTGCGTAAGAAAAGACAGATTGCTGATTTGTAGGGGAATGTTTCCTTGTAAACCCATATTGAAGAGATCCAAAACGGTGACTCGGCCCGGGTGCTTCCGAGCGCAGATGATTCGAATCCAGGTACAGAAGTTTGTCCCCTGCGTCCAGTTTTTAGCCAATACATTGGTGTTGGGGAAATGAGCCTTGATGGCCAGAAGAGAGGACTCATCGTCTGCCCCCCCGCAAATTATGATCAGATTCATGAGACAGAGTACCACCACTATGATCAATAATATTGTTGGACAAATTTTTCTCatcattttgttgtatttatcgATCTCTGGGACTGATCAATATGAGACTACGTACACAAAgctaactatatatatatatatatgaggttACCATAGTGGCTGAGCATCACACGTATATAGATGGATGAATGCTTGCTGGTATCGGAGACTTGATTTTACTTGACTTACAAAGTTAATTAGTGATCGCCCTTTTTTCTATTTAAGAGAAAAGGTAAAGGTGATCGTGATTGGAAAGTCGTGTGGTACTTATAGAGATGTTAAAATGAGTTAGATTCGTCGGGTTGGGCCGTCCCGCCAtataaaataggtgggttgagtTGACATTTTACCAACCCACCTAAAGATGGCCTCGCCCCGCCTAACGGTGGGTTggggtgggttgcgggttgacCCACCAAAAACCATTAAATTACACTTAGGCCTGATGGGTTGGCCCGCCCCGCTGACCCGATTTGACATCTCTGGTACGCGTGTTAAAAGTAAAATCTAACAatctcaaaaaataataataataaaataaaattaaaatttaacacAACTGAAAAAAGAGtaaaatttaacaaaattttgagtcCAGTTTTGGTGATCAGTGGTAGCATATTGAAGTGTTTAAAAACTGAAGGGGTCAACAAGAATGCTGCTAAGGTTATCATTGATACGATGTAATGGAATATGATaggaatgaaataaaaatgagaATGAAATGATGGCTacgtttattttattaaaacaatTGCGCGGTATTTGGTTTAATTGATAGGattattgaagaattattaAATGAATGATAAAAAACATGATAAATAAGGATTGATAATTTGTGTTGAAAATAGTAttgtgtttggtttgatgtTTAAATCTCCATTTGTAGCCATATGCCTTTAAGTTATTGGCGTTCCATTTATCTTTAACGCCTCTAAAATATTTACTATTAATGAATTATATAGTaagacatataaataaatattcattCCTACTTActtttaaattcaaataatttatcAATACTAAAtgtcaatcatttgatcaaaaTAGGTAATTGACAAGGCATATGCAATTATGCATTACGTGCATATAATTATCGTAttgtaaaaattatattatttcaaatacatgcatatctttactattttataaaacttGAGCCACTTTTAAAAACCACTTTGGTATGTTTTGATGAcatcaaaatatatttactatTTAACCCTTGGtggttatttaaaatttaatatatttaaattgaaaaaagataaaaatagatgaaaaacaaaaacaaaaataaactatCTTGCATTTTAAGAACTATTTTCTACCACATTATTAATAACTGCACTCACTTCTTTATGTTGAAAAAAACTTTCAATtttgtttatattatattatattaaccaCACACGCATAGCGTGTG
It encodes:
- the LOC140891587 gene encoding uncharacterized protein, which produces MSAKISSSSCFNLDVKGGCSNLHLPRLRPPAYCSLSPPHYSKVDRSQRFLKSNSKYGISTAITISRNFVPRAASSPDPATAPWKKWLVGILLTVILPAIGHKGGLFVGLKAKIDKAIEKVELVTEVVEEIADEAEKIVEELEAKLPGDSKLRKTLDKFDNLAKLAVNEAKQAEDIVHKVREVEQEVENELLKAGKDEIKK
- the LOC140891481 gene encoding uncharacterized protein; this encodes MMRKICPTILLIIVVVLCLMNLIIICGGADDESSLLAIKAHFPNTNVLAKNWTQGTNFCTWIRIICARKHPGRVTVLDLFNMGLQGNIPLQISNLSFLTHLNMSNNSFSGQIPDGIGNMRRLRVLNMKYNQLSGPIPSSLGSLSNLEVLILRGNSLSGAVPWSKFNFSKLTAIDLDDNHLTGTLPTDICQQLPNLRYLLAYRNQIHGDIPKSLGKCAQLKVVDLAVNSFSGSIPMEIGNLSQLLYFSVGQSKLMTGTIPSSMGNLSNLETLSIRETDIQGNIPFQLGSLWSLTVLDLSHNTLSGDVPHSVFNLSNLQTLSLVGNNLSATLPPSIDISLPNLQQLFLGANRFHGNIPTSISNLSTLVSLDLSSNSFTGLIPISLRNLPLLQRFHLAKNYFTNNLSIPHQDFLTSLANCQNLNDIEFSINPITGMLPKSIGSRNLSASLVYLVASSCEIRGRIPEEIGNLSSLLMLNIRNNELTGVIPETLQRLTNLQLFVVEKNKLEGSIPLGFCNLKNMYAAYFSENRISGKLPSCLGSLPFLKIINVSVNAFNASIPTTFWLNKGIQGVYLSKNFFDGSISEEIGNMESLMDLDLSENQLSGRIPTSIGKLQSLSNLVLSTNRFDGEIPDSFADLKALEYLDLSLNNLPGSIPRSLETLPNLKYLNVSFNQLSGEIPNGGNFVNFTADSFKGNKDLCGASRLKVKPCKVNNVLQKPSSNKRLLRYILPPIISVVATIVFVILYLKCCGRKTIFFPTLPNIPSLVLERISYHEIVRATNNFDPGNLIGSGSYGLVYKGLFSDEKTYAVKVFNSDTQRALQSFDTECRIMSSIRHRNLVKVITSCSNLDFKALVLTYIPNGDLDKWLYSPELSLTFVQRLGIMIDVASAIEYLHLGYSSPIVHCDLKPSNILMDEDMIAYVGDFGIAKLLTEEQRMEQTKTLGTIGYMAPEYGITGIVSTMADVYSYGILLMETFTGKKPTDDMFSGELTLTKWVSESFCDDIMQIVHSSLLNSDGVTRRSKYEKCLISILDVALECAAEISEMRLKMNDVVSKLKKIKIELLH